In the Gorilla gorilla gorilla isolate KB3781 chromosome 10, NHGRI_mGorGor1-v2.1_pri, whole genome shotgun sequence genome, one interval contains:
- the H3-5 gene encoding histone H3.3C, producing the protein MARTKQTARKSTGGKAPRKQLATKAARKSTPSTCGVKKPHRYRPGTVALREIRRYQKSTELLIRKLPFQRLVREIAQDFNTGLSFQSAAIGALQEASEAYLVGLLEDTNLCAIHAKRVTIMPKDIQLARRIRGERA; encoded by the coding sequence CCGGTGGGAAAGCCCCCCGCAAACAGCTGGCCACGAAAGCTGCCAGGAAAAGCACCCCCTCTACCTGCGGGGTGAAGAAGCCTCATCGCTACAGGCCCGGGACCGTGGCGCTTCGAGAGATTCGTCGTTATCAGAAGTCGACCGAGCTGCTCATCCGGAAGCTGCCCTTCCAGAGGTTGGTGAGGGAGATCGCGCAGGATTTCAACACTGGCCTGAGCTTTCAGAGCGCAGCCATCGGTGCGCTGCAGGAGGCTAGCGAAGCGTACCTGGTGGGTCTGTTGGAAGATACTAACCTGTGTGCCATCCATGCTAAGAGAGTCACCATCATGCCCAAAGACATCCAGTTGGCTCGCCGGATACGGGGAGAGAGAGCTTAA